One stretch of Castor canadensis chromosome 14, mCasCan1.hap1v2, whole genome shotgun sequence DNA includes these proteins:
- the LOC141416667 gene encoding uncharacterized protein isoform X2 gives MNESVDFEDVAVNFTLEEWTLLDPSQKKLYKDVMMETFRNLAFIGNNQEGQNVEDEYNNARRNLRSQVIQRLCEHEESSQCGEIFSPDYIVKKKTCGVRSHKSHACEVFIGHLSINIPLIAVTGQKSYEYQEYGEKPHKYYKDPKKTFGCAQSFQKHQRTPSTHKHHEHKQYGSAPSHSSALQIQGRIHIGEKPSVCKQCGKVFKCLRSLRNHERSHPGEKRHQCKLCGQGFRKRSYIQIHARIHTGEKPYVCKQCGKAFRSSSSVQIHERIHTGEKPYVCKQCGIAFIRSSTLQIHEKTHTGDNPYVCTRCGKVFNSHSSFYRHERTHNGQKHPECKQCGKTFSCSSYIQIHARTHSGEKPFVCKQCGKALSGSSALRYHERIHTGEKPYICKQCGKAFSGSNSLLKHQRIHTGEKPYECKHCGKAFSGSSYVQIHERIHTGEKPYECKQCGKAFIYSGSLQLHERTHTGEKPYLCKLCGKAFSASSSFQKHKRTHTGERPYECKQCGKAFSSLSNIRRHEQTHSGQKPYVCKQCRKAYCDRSSLRKHEKTHSLKKMYVCK, from the exons GAGTCAGTGGATTTTGAGGATGTTGCTGTGAACTTCACCCTGGAGGAGTGGACTTTGCTGGATCCTTCCCAGAAGAAACTGTATAAAGATGTGATGATGGAAACCTTCAGAAATCTGGCTTTTATAG GAAACAACCAGGAAGGGCAGAACGTTGAAGATGAGTACAATAATGCCAGAAGAAATTTACG aagtCAAGTGATACAGAGACTCTGTGAACATGAGGAGAGTAGTCAATGTGGAGAAATCTTCTCTCCAGATTATATTGTGAAGAAGAAAACTTGTGGAGTCAGATCACATAAAAGCCATGCGTGTGAAGTCTTCATTGGTCATCTATCCATAAACATACCTCTCATTGCTGTCActggacaaaaatcatatgagtACCAGGAATATGGAGAGAAGCCACATAAATATTATAAGGATCCTAAGAAAACCTTCGGTTGTGCACAATCCTTTCAGAAGCATCAACGGACTCCCAGTACACACAAACATCATGAACACAAGCAATATGGCAGTGCTCCCAGTCATTCCAGTGCTCTTCAAATACAGGGAAGAATTCACATTGGAGAGAAACCCTCTGtgtgtaaacaatgtgggaaagtttTTAAGTGCCTCAGGTCTCTTCGGAATCATGAAAGGTCTCACCCTGGTGAGAAACGGCATCAATGCAAGCTGTGTGGTCAAGGCTTCAGAAAGCGCAGTTACATTCAAATACATgcaagaattcacactggagagaaaccttacgTGTGTAAGCAATGCGGGAAAGCCTTTAGATCTTCCAGTTCTGTTCAgatacatgaaagaattcacactggagagaaaccctatgtatgtaagcaatgtgggataGCCTTCATTCGTTCTAGTACTCTTCAAATACACGAAAAAACTCACACTGGAGATAATCCCTATGTGTGTACACGATGTGGGAAAGTTTTCAATAGTCACAGTTCCTTTTACAGACATGAAAGGACTCACAATGGACAGAAACACCctgaatgtaagcaatgtggaaaaaccttcAGTTGTTCCAGTTACATTCAAatacatgcaagaactcacagtggagagaaaccatttgtatgtaagcagtgtgggaaagccctCAGTGGTTCTAGTGCCCTTCGGTACCATGAAaggattcacactggagagaaaccctatatatgtaagcaatgtgggaaagccttcagtggTTCCAATTCCCTTCTAAAGCATCAAaggattcacactggagagaaaccctatgaatgtaagcactgtgggaaagccttcagtggTTCCAGTTATGTTCAGATACATGAGcggattcacactggagagaaaccctatgaatgcaagcagtgtgggaaagccttcatttATTCTGGTTCCCTTCAGCTGCATGAAAGgactcacacaggagagaaaccctatctGTGTAAACTTTGTGGCAAAGCTTTCAGTGCTtctagttcctttcaaaagcacaaAAGAACTCATACCGGAGAGAGACCCTATGAGTGTAAGCAATGCGGGAAAGCCTTTAGTTCCTTGAGTAACATTCGACGACATGAACAAACTCACAGTGGACAGAAACCATATGTGTGTAAACAATGTAGAAAAGCCTACTGTGATCGCAGTTCccttagaaaacatgaaaaaactcaCAGTCTGAAGAAAATGTATGTGTGTAAGTAA
- the LOC141416667 gene encoding uncharacterized protein isoform X3, producing the protein MESVDFEDVAVNFTLEEWTLLDPSQKKLYKDVMMETFRNLAFIGNNQEGQNVEDEYNNARRNLRSQVIQRLCEHEESSQCGEIFSPDYIVKKKTCGVRSHKSHACEVFIGHLSINIPLIAVTGQKSYEYQEYGEKPHKYYKDPKKTFGCAQSFQKHQRTPSTHKHHEHKQYGSAPSHSSALQIQGRIHIGEKPSVCKQCGKVFKCLRSLRNHERSHPGEKRHQCKLCGQGFRKRSYIQIHARIHTGEKPYVCKQCGKAFRSSSSVQIHERIHTGEKPYVCKQCGIAFIRSSTLQIHEKTHTGDNPYVCTRCGKVFNSHSSFYRHERTHNGQKHPECKQCGKTFSCSSYIQIHARTHSGEKPFVCKQCGKALSGSSALRYHERIHTGEKPYICKQCGKAFSGSNSLLKHQRIHTGEKPYECKHCGKAFSGSSYVQIHERIHTGEKPYECKQCGKAFIYSGSLQLHERTHTGEKPYLCKLCGKAFSASSSFQKHKRTHTGERPYECKQCGKAFSSLSNIRRHEQTHSGQKPYVCKQCRKAYCDRSSLRKHEKTHSLKKMYVCK; encoded by the exons GAGTCAGTGGATTTTGAGGATGTTGCTGTGAACTTCACCCTGGAGGAGTGGACTTTGCTGGATCCTTCCCAGAAGAAACTGTATAAAGATGTGATGATGGAAACCTTCAGAAATCTGGCTTTTATAG GAAACAACCAGGAAGGGCAGAACGTTGAAGATGAGTACAATAATGCCAGAAGAAATTTACG aagtCAAGTGATACAGAGACTCTGTGAACATGAGGAGAGTAGTCAATGTGGAGAAATCTTCTCTCCAGATTATATTGTGAAGAAGAAAACTTGTGGAGTCAGATCACATAAAAGCCATGCGTGTGAAGTCTTCATTGGTCATCTATCCATAAACATACCTCTCATTGCTGTCActggacaaaaatcatatgagtACCAGGAATATGGAGAGAAGCCACATAAATATTATAAGGATCCTAAGAAAACCTTCGGTTGTGCACAATCCTTTCAGAAGCATCAACGGACTCCCAGTACACACAAACATCATGAACACAAGCAATATGGCAGTGCTCCCAGTCATTCCAGTGCTCTTCAAATACAGGGAAGAATTCACATTGGAGAGAAACCCTCTGtgtgtaaacaatgtgggaaagtttTTAAGTGCCTCAGGTCTCTTCGGAATCATGAAAGGTCTCACCCTGGTGAGAAACGGCATCAATGCAAGCTGTGTGGTCAAGGCTTCAGAAAGCGCAGTTACATTCAAATACATgcaagaattcacactggagagaaaccttacgTGTGTAAGCAATGCGGGAAAGCCTTTAGATCTTCCAGTTCTGTTCAgatacatgaaagaattcacactggagagaaaccctatgtatgtaagcaatgtgggataGCCTTCATTCGTTCTAGTACTCTTCAAATACACGAAAAAACTCACACTGGAGATAATCCCTATGTGTGTACACGATGTGGGAAAGTTTTCAATAGTCACAGTTCCTTTTACAGACATGAAAGGACTCACAATGGACAGAAACACCctgaatgtaagcaatgtggaaaaaccttcAGTTGTTCCAGTTACATTCAAatacatgcaagaactcacagtggagagaaaccatttgtatgtaagcagtgtgggaaagccctCAGTGGTTCTAGTGCCCTTCGGTACCATGAAaggattcacactggagagaaaccctatatatgtaagcaatgtgggaaagccttcagtggTTCCAATTCCCTTCTAAAGCATCAAaggattcacactggagagaaaccctatgaatgtaagcactgtgggaaagccttcagtggTTCCAGTTATGTTCAGATACATGAGcggattcacactggagagaaaccctatgaatgcaagcagtgtgggaaagccttcatttATTCTGGTTCCCTTCAGCTGCATGAAAGgactcacacaggagagaaaccctatctGTGTAAACTTTGTGGCAAAGCTTTCAGTGCTtctagttcctttcaaaagcacaaAAGAACTCATACCGGAGAGAGACCCTATGAGTGTAAGCAATGCGGGAAAGCCTTTAGTTCCTTGAGTAACATTCGACGACATGAACAAACTCACAGTGGACAGAAACCATATGTGTGTAAACAATGTAGAAAAGCCTACTGTGATCGCAGTTCccttagaaaacatgaaaaaactcaCAGTCTGAAGAAAATGTATGTGTGTAAGTAA
- the LOC141416667 gene encoding uncharacterized protein isoform X1, with translation MSLRLAWTLSKRKIYTFSIEWSLVLFLWHICFIKESVDFEDVAVNFTLEEWTLLDPSQKKLYKDVMMETFRNLAFIGNNQEGQNVEDEYNNARRNLRSQVIQRLCEHEESSQCGEIFSPDYIVKKKTCGVRSHKSHACEVFIGHLSINIPLIAVTGQKSYEYQEYGEKPHKYYKDPKKTFGCAQSFQKHQRTPSTHKHHEHKQYGSAPSHSSALQIQGRIHIGEKPSVCKQCGKVFKCLRSLRNHERSHPGEKRHQCKLCGQGFRKRSYIQIHARIHTGEKPYVCKQCGKAFRSSSSVQIHERIHTGEKPYVCKQCGIAFIRSSTLQIHEKTHTGDNPYVCTRCGKVFNSHSSFYRHERTHNGQKHPECKQCGKTFSCSSYIQIHARTHSGEKPFVCKQCGKALSGSSALRYHERIHTGEKPYICKQCGKAFSGSNSLLKHQRIHTGEKPYECKHCGKAFSGSSYVQIHERIHTGEKPYECKQCGKAFIYSGSLQLHERTHTGEKPYLCKLCGKAFSASSSFQKHKRTHTGERPYECKQCGKAFSSLSNIRRHEQTHSGQKPYVCKQCRKAYCDRSSLRKHEKTHSLKKMYVCK, from the exons GAGTCAGTGGATTTTGAGGATGTTGCTGTGAACTTCACCCTGGAGGAGTGGACTTTGCTGGATCCTTCCCAGAAGAAACTGTATAAAGATGTGATGATGGAAACCTTCAGAAATCTGGCTTTTATAG GAAACAACCAGGAAGGGCAGAACGTTGAAGATGAGTACAATAATGCCAGAAGAAATTTACG aagtCAAGTGATACAGAGACTCTGTGAACATGAGGAGAGTAGTCAATGTGGAGAAATCTTCTCTCCAGATTATATTGTGAAGAAGAAAACTTGTGGAGTCAGATCACATAAAAGCCATGCGTGTGAAGTCTTCATTGGTCATCTATCCATAAACATACCTCTCATTGCTGTCActggacaaaaatcatatgagtACCAGGAATATGGAGAGAAGCCACATAAATATTATAAGGATCCTAAGAAAACCTTCGGTTGTGCACAATCCTTTCAGAAGCATCAACGGACTCCCAGTACACACAAACATCATGAACACAAGCAATATGGCAGTGCTCCCAGTCATTCCAGTGCTCTTCAAATACAGGGAAGAATTCACATTGGAGAGAAACCCTCTGtgtgtaaacaatgtgggaaagtttTTAAGTGCCTCAGGTCTCTTCGGAATCATGAAAGGTCTCACCCTGGTGAGAAACGGCATCAATGCAAGCTGTGTGGTCAAGGCTTCAGAAAGCGCAGTTACATTCAAATACATgcaagaattcacactggagagaaaccttacgTGTGTAAGCAATGCGGGAAAGCCTTTAGATCTTCCAGTTCTGTTCAgatacatgaaagaattcacactggagagaaaccctatgtatgtaagcaatgtgggataGCCTTCATTCGTTCTAGTACTCTTCAAATACACGAAAAAACTCACACTGGAGATAATCCCTATGTGTGTACACGATGTGGGAAAGTTTTCAATAGTCACAGTTCCTTTTACAGACATGAAAGGACTCACAATGGACAGAAACACCctgaatgtaagcaatgtggaaaaaccttcAGTTGTTCCAGTTACATTCAAatacatgcaagaactcacagtggagagaaaccatttgtatgtaagcagtgtgggaaagccctCAGTGGTTCTAGTGCCCTTCGGTACCATGAAaggattcacactggagagaaaccctatatatgtaagcaatgtgggaaagccttcagtggTTCCAATTCCCTTCTAAAGCATCAAaggattcacactggagagaaaccctatgaatgtaagcactgtgggaaagccttcagtggTTCCAGTTATGTTCAGATACATGAGcggattcacactggagagaaaccctatgaatgcaagcagtgtgggaaagccttcatttATTCTGGTTCCCTTCAGCTGCATGAAAGgactcacacaggagagaaaccctatctGTGTAAACTTTGTGGCAAAGCTTTCAGTGCTtctagttcctttcaaaagcacaaAAGAACTCATACCGGAGAGAGACCCTATGAGTGTAAGCAATGCGGGAAAGCCTTTAGTTCCTTGAGTAACATTCGACGACATGAACAAACTCACAGTGGACAGAAACCATATGTGTGTAAACAATGTAGAAAAGCCTACTGTGATCGCAGTTCccttagaaaacatgaaaaaactcaCAGTCTGAAGAAAATGTATGTGTGTAAGTAA
- the LOC141416667 gene encoding uncharacterized protein isoform X4, whose translation MMETFRNLAFIGNNQEGQNVEDEYNNARRNLRSQVIQRLCEHEESSQCGEIFSPDYIVKKKTCGVRSHKSHACEVFIGHLSINIPLIAVTGQKSYEYQEYGEKPHKYYKDPKKTFGCAQSFQKHQRTPSTHKHHEHKQYGSAPSHSSALQIQGRIHIGEKPSVCKQCGKVFKCLRSLRNHERSHPGEKRHQCKLCGQGFRKRSYIQIHARIHTGEKPYVCKQCGKAFRSSSSVQIHERIHTGEKPYVCKQCGIAFIRSSTLQIHEKTHTGDNPYVCTRCGKVFNSHSSFYRHERTHNGQKHPECKQCGKTFSCSSYIQIHARTHSGEKPFVCKQCGKALSGSSALRYHERIHTGEKPYICKQCGKAFSGSNSLLKHQRIHTGEKPYECKHCGKAFSGSSYVQIHERIHTGEKPYECKQCGKAFIYSGSLQLHERTHTGEKPYLCKLCGKAFSASSSFQKHKRTHTGERPYECKQCGKAFSSLSNIRRHEQTHSGQKPYVCKQCRKAYCDRSSLRKHEKTHSLKKMYVCK comes from the exons ATGATGGAAACCTTCAGAAATCTGGCTTTTATAG GAAACAACCAGGAAGGGCAGAACGTTGAAGATGAGTACAATAATGCCAGAAGAAATTTACG aagtCAAGTGATACAGAGACTCTGTGAACATGAGGAGAGTAGTCAATGTGGAGAAATCTTCTCTCCAGATTATATTGTGAAGAAGAAAACTTGTGGAGTCAGATCACATAAAAGCCATGCGTGTGAAGTCTTCATTGGTCATCTATCCATAAACATACCTCTCATTGCTGTCActggacaaaaatcatatgagtACCAGGAATATGGAGAGAAGCCACATAAATATTATAAGGATCCTAAGAAAACCTTCGGTTGTGCACAATCCTTTCAGAAGCATCAACGGACTCCCAGTACACACAAACATCATGAACACAAGCAATATGGCAGTGCTCCCAGTCATTCCAGTGCTCTTCAAATACAGGGAAGAATTCACATTGGAGAGAAACCCTCTGtgtgtaaacaatgtgggaaagtttTTAAGTGCCTCAGGTCTCTTCGGAATCATGAAAGGTCTCACCCTGGTGAGAAACGGCATCAATGCAAGCTGTGTGGTCAAGGCTTCAGAAAGCGCAGTTACATTCAAATACATgcaagaattcacactggagagaaaccttacgTGTGTAAGCAATGCGGGAAAGCCTTTAGATCTTCCAGTTCTGTTCAgatacatgaaagaattcacactggagagaaaccctatgtatgtaagcaatgtgggataGCCTTCATTCGTTCTAGTACTCTTCAAATACACGAAAAAACTCACACTGGAGATAATCCCTATGTGTGTACACGATGTGGGAAAGTTTTCAATAGTCACAGTTCCTTTTACAGACATGAAAGGACTCACAATGGACAGAAACACCctgaatgtaagcaatgtggaaaaaccttcAGTTGTTCCAGTTACATTCAAatacatgcaagaactcacagtggagagaaaccatttgtatgtaagcagtgtgggaaagccctCAGTGGTTCTAGTGCCCTTCGGTACCATGAAaggattcacactggagagaaaccctatatatgtaagcaatgtgggaaagccttcagtggTTCCAATTCCCTTCTAAAGCATCAAaggattcacactggagagaaaccctatgaatgtaagcactgtgggaaagccttcagtggTTCCAGTTATGTTCAGATACATGAGcggattcacactggagagaaaccctatgaatgcaagcagtgtgggaaagccttcatttATTCTGGTTCCCTTCAGCTGCATGAAAGgactcacacaggagagaaaccctatctGTGTAAACTTTGTGGCAAAGCTTTCAGTGCTtctagttcctttcaaaagcacaaAAGAACTCATACCGGAGAGAGACCCTATGAGTGTAAGCAATGCGGGAAAGCCTTTAGTTCCTTGAGTAACATTCGACGACATGAACAAACTCACAGTGGACAGAAACCATATGTGTGTAAACAATGTAGAAAAGCCTACTGTGATCGCAGTTCccttagaaaacatgaaaaaactcaCAGTCTGAAGAAAATGTATGTGTGTAAGTAA